One window from the genome of Magnolia sinica isolate HGM2019 chromosome 4, MsV1, whole genome shotgun sequence encodes:
- the LOC131243011 gene encoding pentatricopeptide repeat-containing protein At2g17140 isoform X1: MAINPTTHLAKTLFKNTNNPSFSWHLFKHLLSSPSPNPSVQSIAAIAQILARAKMFPEIDHLHDLLLCLPPEKSHISLVVLTQTLAKSGLFDKALSQFQSLRTHFPADRPPVRLYNVLLESSLKENRPELVSVLYKDMLVAGISPETYTFNVMIASLCESGRLDDARQLFDKMPLKGCEPNEFSFGILARGYCRAGLSFRALELLDEMGKFGCRPNRVIYNTLISGFCKEGNTDEAERLVVRMRNDGLFPNIVTFNSRISALCKVGKVLEAFRIFKDMQDDDGMDVPRPNLVTLNVMLDGFCKGGMLKEAKDLVESMKKDGVFTKLESYNIWLAGLVRNGELLESRLVLEEMVEKDVGPDTYSYNIVIDGLCKEGMISDARVVMGLMRSNGIIPDTVTYTTLLHGCCSRGKVFEASRILHEMMSNGCFPNTFTCNILLQSLWKEGRISEAEKLLQKMNERGYGLDNVTCNIVIDGLCRSGKLDKAIEIVDGMWRHGSAALGDLGNAFLGLVDNTNNGKKCSPDLISYSTIINGLCKAGRLDEAKKKFVEMMGKKVAPDSIIYNIFILGFCKHGKLSSAFRVLKDMQKYCDPSTRTYNLLIQGLGSKRQIDEIHDLMNDMQKRGFLPDVFTYNILINALCEGGRGREATSFLDEMLKRGIIPNISSFSMLIKAFCRASDFGAAHEAFEIALSICNQKGALYSLMFNELRSGGRMVEAKELLEAVIERGVNVEGFSYKYLIEDLCKDGRFEEALETLNKMVDKGYKFDPASFMPVIDELGKSGKKHEADRLAEKMMEMASRHDELNHMASHPQLRTGVDATAEKLRYKEKESNCRQPKEDDLGRGDWQTILHRDDGSGVAMRVLKRVQKGWGQGSIPSLKPQKTDFFDDWEERG, translated from the exons ATGGCTATCAACCCAACAACCCATCTCGCCAAAACGCTTTTCAAAAACACCAACAACCCTTCCTTTTCATGGCACCTCTTCAAACACTTGCTCTCGTCTCCCTCTCCAAATCCCTCTGTCCAATCCATTGCTGCCATCGCCCAAATCCTTGCCAGGGCCAAAATGTTCCCTGAAATCGACCACCTCCATGATCTCCTCCTTTGCCTACCCCccgaaaaatctcacatttctcTCGTTGTCCTCACACAGACCTTAGCCAAATCGGGTCTCTTCGATAAAGCTCTCTCCCAATTCCAATCACTTCGGACCCATTTCCCTGCTGACCGTCCCCCAGTTCGCCTATATAATGTCCTTCTTGAATCTTCTCTCAAAGAAAACCGGCCAGAATTAGTCTCTGTGTTGTATAAAGACATGCTTGTTGCTGGAATCTCGCCAGAAACCTATACTTTCAACGTTATGATTGCTTCTCTATGTGAATCAGGCCGCCTGGATGATGCCCGTCaactgtttgacaaaatgccacTAAAGGGCTGCGAACCGAATGAGTTCAGTTTTGGGATTTTGGCTCGCGGGTATTGTAGAGCTGGTCTTAGTTTTCGAGCTTTGGAGCTTTTGGATGAGATGGGAAAGTTTGGTTGTCGTCCTAATCGGGTGATATATAACACTTTGATTTCTGGGTTCTGCAAGGAGGGTAATACTGATGAAGCTGAGAGATTGGTGGTGAGGATGAGAAATGATGGTCTTTTCCCAAACATCGTTACTTTCAATTCTAGGATTTCTGCTCTTTGTAAGGTAGGGAAGGTTCTAGAAGCATTTAGAATATTTAAAGACATGCAGGATGATGATGGGATGGACGTACCTAGGCCTAATCTTGTCACACTAAATGTAATGCTAGATGGATTTTGCAAGGGAGGGATGCTTAAAGAAGCGAAGGACTTGGTTGAGTCAATGAAAAAAGATGGTGTTTTTACAAAGTTGGAAAGTTATAATATTTGGTTAGCAGGATTGGTGAGAAATGGGGAGCTTCTAGAGTCTCGATTGGTGTTGGAAGAGATGGTTGAAAAGGATGTTGGACCAGATACTTACTCATATAATATTGTCATTGATGGACTCTGCAAGGAGGGGATGATTTCAGATGCAAGAGTGGTGATGGGTTTGATGAGAAGTAATGGAATCATACCAGATACAGTAACTTATACTACTCTACTCCATGGATGTTGTAGTAGAGGGAAGGTCTTTGAAGCCAGTAGGATACTACACGAAATGATGAGTAACGGGTGTTTTCCAAACACTTTTACTTGCAATATCTTGTTGCAGAGTCTATGGAAAGAAGGGAGGATTTCAGAAGCTGAGAAATTGTTGCAGAAGATGAATGAGAGAGGGTATGGTTTAGATAATGTGACCTGCAACATCGTCATTGACGGTCTATGTAGAAGTGGGAAATTGGACAAAGCGATTGAGATTGTGGATGGGATGTGGCGCCATGGTTCTGCTGCACTTGGCGATCTTGGAAATGCATTTCTTGGGCTAGTCGATAATACCAATAATGGCAAGAAATGCTCTCCTGATTTGATCTCCTATTCAACTATAATCAACGGATTGTGCAAGGCTGGGAGGTTGGATGAAGCCAAGAAgaaatttgtggagatgatgggGAAGAAAGTTGCGCCTGATTCGATCATCTATAACATTTTTATACTTGGTTTTTGTAAGCATGGGAAGTTGTCGTCAGCTTTTCGTGTTCTTAAAGACATGCAGAAGTATTGTGATCCAAGTACTAGAACTTACAATTTGCTGATCCAAGGGTTAGGCAGCAAACGTCAAATAGATGAAATCCATGACTTGATGAATGACATGCAAAAGAGAGGGTTTCTTCCTGATGTTTTCACTTATAACATTCTCATTAATGCGCTATGTgaaggagggagagggagagaagcTACTTCGTTCTTAGATGAGATGTTGAAAAGAGGCATCATTCCTAACATTTCTTCTTTCAGCATGCTGATCAAGGCCTTCTGCAGGGCTAGTGATTTTGGAGCGGCCCATGAGGCATTTGAAATCGCTCTAAGTATATGCAACCAAAAGGGAGCACTTTATAGCCTAATGTTCAATGAATTACGAAGTGGTGGGAGAATGGTGGAGGCTAAGGAATTGCTTGAAGCTGTGATAGAGAGAGGGGTTAATGTTGAGGGATTTTCATACAAATACCTGATTGAGGACCTGTGCAAGGATGGTAGGTTTGAGGAGGCACTCGAGACACTCAATAAGATGGTTGATAAGGGTTACAAGTTTGATCCTGCATCCTTCATGCCTGTGATTGATGAATTGGGCAAGAGTGGGAAAAAACACGAGGCAGATAGACTTGCGGAGAAGATGATGGAGATGGCTTCTCGCCATGACGAATTGAATCATATGGCTTCACATCCGCAGCTTCGGACTGGTGTTGATGCTACGGCAGAAAAGTTAAGATATAAGGAGAAGGAATCAAACTGTAGGCAACCAAAGGAAGATGATTTGGGGAGAGGTGATTGGCAAACAATATTACACAG AGATGatgggagtggagtagcaatgAGAGTTCTTAAGCGTGTACAGAAAGGTTGGGGTCAAGGAAGCATACCAAGCTTGAAACCACAGAAAACTGACTTCTTTGATGATTGGGAGGAGCGTGGGTAA
- the LOC131243011 gene encoding pentatricopeptide repeat-containing protein At2g17140 isoform X2, protein MAINPTTHLAKTLFKNTNNPSFSWHLFKHLLSSPSPNPSVQSIAAIAQILARAKMFPEIDHLHDLLLCLPPEKSHISLVVLTQTLAKSGLFDKALSQFQSLRTHFPADRPPVRLYNVLLESSLKENRPELVSVLYKDMLVAGISPETYTFNVMIASLCESGRLDDARQLFDKMPLKGCEPNEFSFGILARGYCRAGLSFRALELLDEMGKFGCRPNRVIYNTLISGFCKEGNTDEAERLVVRMRNDGLFPNIVTFNSRISALCKVGKVLEAFRIFKDMQDDDGMDVPRPNLVTLNVMLDGFCKGGMLKEAKDLVESMKKDGVFTKLESYNIWLAGLVRNGELLESRLVLEEMVEKDVGPDTYSYNIVIDGLCKEGMISDARVVMGLMRSNGIIPDTVTYTTLLHGCCSRGKVFEASRILHEMMSNGCFPNTFTCNILLQSLWKEGRISEAEKLLQKMNERGYGLDNVTCNIVIDGLCRSGKLDKAIEIVDGMWRHGSAALGDLGNAFLGLVDNTNNGKKCSPDLISYSTIINGLCKAGRLDEAKKKFVEMMGKKVAPDSIIYNIFILGFCKHGKLSSAFRVLKDMQKYCDPSTRTYNLLIQGLGSKRQIDEIHDLMNDMQKRGFLPDVFTYNILINALCEGGRGREATSFLDEMLKRGIIPNISSFSMLIKAFCRASDFGAAHEAFEIALSICNQKGALYSLMFNELRSGGRMVEAKELLEAVIERGVNVEGFSYKYLIEDLCKDGRFEEALETLNKMVDKGYKFDPASFMPVIDELGKSGKKHEADRLAEKMMEMASRHDELNHMASHPQLRTGVDATAEKLRYKEKESNCRQPKEDDLGRGDWQTILHRPKEHTALLMKFRKSRHGVHILLKRMNLVWDLHVAPI, encoded by the coding sequence ATGGCTATCAACCCAACAACCCATCTCGCCAAAACGCTTTTCAAAAACACCAACAACCCTTCCTTTTCATGGCACCTCTTCAAACACTTGCTCTCGTCTCCCTCTCCAAATCCCTCTGTCCAATCCATTGCTGCCATCGCCCAAATCCTTGCCAGGGCCAAAATGTTCCCTGAAATCGACCACCTCCATGATCTCCTCCTTTGCCTACCCCccgaaaaatctcacatttctcTCGTTGTCCTCACACAGACCTTAGCCAAATCGGGTCTCTTCGATAAAGCTCTCTCCCAATTCCAATCACTTCGGACCCATTTCCCTGCTGACCGTCCCCCAGTTCGCCTATATAATGTCCTTCTTGAATCTTCTCTCAAAGAAAACCGGCCAGAATTAGTCTCTGTGTTGTATAAAGACATGCTTGTTGCTGGAATCTCGCCAGAAACCTATACTTTCAACGTTATGATTGCTTCTCTATGTGAATCAGGCCGCCTGGATGATGCCCGTCaactgtttgacaaaatgccacTAAAGGGCTGCGAACCGAATGAGTTCAGTTTTGGGATTTTGGCTCGCGGGTATTGTAGAGCTGGTCTTAGTTTTCGAGCTTTGGAGCTTTTGGATGAGATGGGAAAGTTTGGTTGTCGTCCTAATCGGGTGATATATAACACTTTGATTTCTGGGTTCTGCAAGGAGGGTAATACTGATGAAGCTGAGAGATTGGTGGTGAGGATGAGAAATGATGGTCTTTTCCCAAACATCGTTACTTTCAATTCTAGGATTTCTGCTCTTTGTAAGGTAGGGAAGGTTCTAGAAGCATTTAGAATATTTAAAGACATGCAGGATGATGATGGGATGGACGTACCTAGGCCTAATCTTGTCACACTAAATGTAATGCTAGATGGATTTTGCAAGGGAGGGATGCTTAAAGAAGCGAAGGACTTGGTTGAGTCAATGAAAAAAGATGGTGTTTTTACAAAGTTGGAAAGTTATAATATTTGGTTAGCAGGATTGGTGAGAAATGGGGAGCTTCTAGAGTCTCGATTGGTGTTGGAAGAGATGGTTGAAAAGGATGTTGGACCAGATACTTACTCATATAATATTGTCATTGATGGACTCTGCAAGGAGGGGATGATTTCAGATGCAAGAGTGGTGATGGGTTTGATGAGAAGTAATGGAATCATACCAGATACAGTAACTTATACTACTCTACTCCATGGATGTTGTAGTAGAGGGAAGGTCTTTGAAGCCAGTAGGATACTACACGAAATGATGAGTAACGGGTGTTTTCCAAACACTTTTACTTGCAATATCTTGTTGCAGAGTCTATGGAAAGAAGGGAGGATTTCAGAAGCTGAGAAATTGTTGCAGAAGATGAATGAGAGAGGGTATGGTTTAGATAATGTGACCTGCAACATCGTCATTGACGGTCTATGTAGAAGTGGGAAATTGGACAAAGCGATTGAGATTGTGGATGGGATGTGGCGCCATGGTTCTGCTGCACTTGGCGATCTTGGAAATGCATTTCTTGGGCTAGTCGATAATACCAATAATGGCAAGAAATGCTCTCCTGATTTGATCTCCTATTCAACTATAATCAACGGATTGTGCAAGGCTGGGAGGTTGGATGAAGCCAAGAAgaaatttgtggagatgatgggGAAGAAAGTTGCGCCTGATTCGATCATCTATAACATTTTTATACTTGGTTTTTGTAAGCATGGGAAGTTGTCGTCAGCTTTTCGTGTTCTTAAAGACATGCAGAAGTATTGTGATCCAAGTACTAGAACTTACAATTTGCTGATCCAAGGGTTAGGCAGCAAACGTCAAATAGATGAAATCCATGACTTGATGAATGACATGCAAAAGAGAGGGTTTCTTCCTGATGTTTTCACTTATAACATTCTCATTAATGCGCTATGTgaaggagggagagggagagaagcTACTTCGTTCTTAGATGAGATGTTGAAAAGAGGCATCATTCCTAACATTTCTTCTTTCAGCATGCTGATCAAGGCCTTCTGCAGGGCTAGTGATTTTGGAGCGGCCCATGAGGCATTTGAAATCGCTCTAAGTATATGCAACCAAAAGGGAGCACTTTATAGCCTAATGTTCAATGAATTACGAAGTGGTGGGAGAATGGTGGAGGCTAAGGAATTGCTTGAAGCTGTGATAGAGAGAGGGGTTAATGTTGAGGGATTTTCATACAAATACCTGATTGAGGACCTGTGCAAGGATGGTAGGTTTGAGGAGGCACTCGAGACACTCAATAAGATGGTTGATAAGGGTTACAAGTTTGATCCTGCATCCTTCATGCCTGTGATTGATGAATTGGGCAAGAGTGGGAAAAAACACGAGGCAGATAGACTTGCGGAGAAGATGATGGAGATGGCTTCTCGCCATGACGAATTGAATCATATGGCTTCACATCCGCAGCTTCGGACTGGTGTTGATGCTACGGCAGAAAAGTTAAGATATAAGGAGAAGGAATCAAACTGTAGGCAACCAAAGGAAGATGATTTGGGGAGAGGTGATTGGCAAACAATATTACACAG